A section of the Harmonia axyridis chromosome 2, icHarAxyr1.1, whole genome shotgun sequence genome encodes:
- the LOC123674214 gene encoding NEDD8-conjugating enzyme Ubc12, whose translation MIKLFSLKQQKKDGEASPRGGQQKKASAAQLRITKDINELNLPKTCATEFSDPDDLLNFRLIICPDEGFYKNGRFIFSFKVGPNYPHEPPKVKCETSVYHPNIDQQGNVCLNILREDWKPVLTINSIVYGLQYLFLEPNPEDPLNKEAAEVLSNNRRVFETNVQKAMRGGNVGGVYFDRCLAK comes from the exons atgattaaattGTTTTCACTGAAACAGCAAAAGAAGGATGGTGAAGCTTCTCCTAGAGGAGGCCAGCAGAAAAAAGCTTCAGCTGCTCAGCTGAGGATCACAAAAG ATATCAATGAACTTAATTTACCTAAAACATGTGCTACTGAATTCTCAGATCCAGACGATTTACTAAATTTCAGATTAATTATTTGTCCAGATGAG gGATTTTATAAAAATGGTCGATTTATATTCAGTTTCAAAGTAGGACCTAATTACCCACATGAACCTCCTAAAGTGAAATGTGAAACCTCTGTTTATCATCCAAACATTGATCAGCAAGGAAATGTATGTTTGAATATACTAAGGGAAGATTGGAAACCTGTCCTTACTATCAATAGCATTGTATATGGTTTGCAATATTTATTCCTTGAGCCAAACCCAGAAGATCCCTTAAATAAAGAAGCAGCAGAAGTATTATCAAATAATAGAAGAGTTTTTGAAACAAATGTTCAAAAAGCAATGCGAGGTGGAAATGTAGGAGGAGTATATTTTGATAGATGTCTAGCAAAGTGA